A window of Halobellus sp. LT62 contains these coding sequences:
- a CDS encoding cation:proton antiporter — protein sequence MAVSGVVDAVLLAAAGAFVLFAIVLVYRIVAGPTMQDRVIAVNAIGTNAVVVLALLAAALDQPGFLDIALVYGMLNFLMSIAISKFTVERGGVI from the coding sequence ATGGCGGTCTCCGGCGTCGTCGACGCGGTGCTCTTGGCCGCCGCGGGCGCGTTCGTCCTGTTCGCCATCGTGTTAGTCTACCGCATCGTCGCCGGCCCCACGATGCAGGACCGCGTGATCGCGGTCAACGCCATCGGAACGAACGCGGTCGTCGTCCTCGCGCTCTTGGCAGCGGCGCTCGATCAGCCCGGGTTCCTCGACATCGCGCTCGTCTACGGGATGTTGAACTTCCTGATGAGCATCGCCATCTCGAAGTTCACCGTCGAGCGCGGAGGAGTGATCTGA
- a CDS encoding monovalent cation/H+ antiporter subunit E produces MGADSSRILVPVGESSTFRNTVAYALREAQAGAEAGEPAAVHFVYPARWRALDGNAVDESAAATDLLERVSVWAEEDLEYDDEEETDVEVETAIVGADRYLFSPGDFADELAEYARRNDLDRVVVDPEFQPGGNAPMLRSFEVELTRSELAVEEAPVERQTTRTRLVARATPSKGVLTFGATYAFYLAIAGSLAPFELATGGLTALLAAAAFSNVSFVTSPSLRRTSRRLVRLMIFVPYLVWEITKANVTIAYIILHPDLPIDPEMRQFRGAVWGSLPVTTLGNSITLTPGTLTVDVDRDGLVIHTLTADARDDLAAGGLERAVRFVFYGRTGARIPTPVERESISLLGGDEETETPPELREDGD; encoded by the coding sequence ATGGGGGCCGACAGTTCTCGCATTCTCGTTCCAGTCGGCGAATCCTCCACGTTCCGCAACACGGTGGCATACGCGTTGCGAGAGGCGCAGGCCGGCGCGGAGGCGGGCGAACCCGCCGCCGTCCACTTCGTCTACCCCGCGCGGTGGCGCGCCCTCGACGGCAACGCGGTCGACGAGTCTGCGGCCGCGACTGACCTCCTCGAACGGGTGTCCGTGTGGGCCGAAGAGGACCTCGAATACGACGACGAAGAGGAGACCGACGTCGAGGTCGAGACCGCGATCGTCGGCGCGGATCGCTACCTGTTCAGTCCCGGCGACTTCGCCGACGAACTCGCCGAGTACGCGAGGCGGAACGATCTCGACCGCGTCGTCGTCGACCCCGAGTTTCAGCCCGGCGGCAACGCCCCGATGCTCCGCTCGTTCGAGGTCGAACTGACCCGCTCGGAGCTCGCCGTCGAAGAGGCACCCGTCGAGCGGCAGACGACGCGCACGCGCCTCGTTGCGCGCGCGACGCCCTCGAAGGGAGTGCTCACGTTCGGGGCAACGTACGCGTTCTACCTCGCCATCGCCGGCTCGCTGGCTCCGTTCGAACTCGCGACCGGCGGGCTGACGGCGCTCTTGGCGGCCGCCGCCTTCTCGAACGTCTCCTTCGTCACCTCTCCCTCCCTCAGACGAACGAGCCGACGGCTCGTTCGGTTGATGATTTTCGTCCCGTATCTCGTCTGGGAGATCACCAAAGCGAACGTCACCATCGCGTACATCATCCTCCATCCGGACCTCCCGATCGATCCGGAGATGCGACAGTTCCGCGGGGCGGTCTGGGGGAGTCTCCCGGTCACGACGCTCGGCAACAGCATCACGCTCACACCCGGAACGCTGACGGTCGACGTCGACCGCGACGGCCTCGTCATTCACACGCTGACGGCCGACGCCCGCGACGACCTCGCGGCGGGGGGGTTAGAGCGCGCCGTCCGGTTCGTCTTCTACGGGCGAACGGGCGCGCGGATCCCGACGCCGGTCGAGCGCGAGAGCATCTCGCTTCTCGGCGGCGACGAGGAGACCGAAACGCCGCCGGAGCTTCGGGAGGACGGTGACTGA
- a CDS encoding type IV pilin N-terminal domain-containing protein — protein sequence MKIIRLFNDEKAVSPVIGVILMVAITVILAAVIAAFVLNLGQGLQQITPQASFGFDYNSDTNVTITHESGDSIDAARLSTSGLEAGSAEWDGHNGLTGTVSAGTSAEFNNTADWNGETVRVVWESADGSSSATLSRSTAPTIN from the coding sequence ATGAAGATAATTCGATTATTCAACGACGAGAAGGCGGTGTCTCCGGTTATCGGTGTCATCCTGATGGTCGCGATAACCGTCATCCTCGCGGCCGTCATCGCTGCGTTCGTTCTCAACCTCGGACAGGGGCTCCAGCAGATCACCCCGCAGGCGAGCTTCGGGTTCGATTACAACAGCGACACCAACGTCACGATCACCCACGAGAGCGGTGACTCGATCGACGCCGCGCGCCTGAGCACGAGCGGCCTCGAAGCCGGATCGGCCGAGTGGGACGGGCACAACGGCCTGACCGGAACGGTTTCGGCGGGAACGAGCGCGGAGTTCAACAACACGGCGGACTGGAACGGTGAAACCGTCCGCGTCGTCTGGGAATCCGCCGACGGATCGTCCTCGGCGACGCTGAGCCGATCGACCGCGCCCACGATCAACTGA
- the hpt gene encoding hypoxanthine/guanine phosphoribosyltransferase, protein MDKLRQSLLEAPIIEKGEYEYFVHPISDGVPMLRPELLREIVIKIIRKAEIDDVDKIVTPAAMGIHISTAVSLMTDIPLVVIRKRQYGLEGEQPLSQQTGYSENEMYINDVEAGDRVLVLDDVLSTGGTMRAVLDALDHIDADIVDTVAVIKKAGPNELDDSGHHVKTLINVRVEDGEVVIVDENGDD, encoded by the coding sequence ATGGATAAACTGCGGCAGTCGCTCCTCGAAGCGCCGATCATCGAGAAGGGCGAGTACGAGTACTTCGTCCACCCGATCAGTGACGGCGTCCCGATGCTCCGGCCGGAACTCCTTCGCGAGATCGTCATCAAGATCATTCGAAAGGCCGAGATCGACGACGTCGACAAGATCGTCACCCCCGCGGCGATGGGGATTCACATTTCGACTGCCGTCTCACTGATGACCGACATCCCGCTGGTCGTCATCCGCAAGCGGCAGTACGGGCTGGAGGGCGAACAGCCGCTGAGTCAACAGACCGGCTACTCGGAGAACGAGATGTACATCAACGACGTCGAGGCGGGCGACCGCGTGCTCGTCCTTGACGACGTGCTCTCGACGGGCGGCACGATGCGCGCCGTGCTCGACGCGCTCGATCACATCGACGCGGACATCGTCGACACCGTCGCCGTCATCAAGAAGGCCGGTCCCAACGAACTCGACGACAGCGGACACCACGTCAAGACGCTGATCAACGTCCGCGTCGAGGACGGCGAGGTCGTCATCGTCGACGAGAACGGCGACGACTGA
- a CDS encoding ABC transporter substrate-binding protein — MPSGTNLDGLRSTARGRSRRSFLELLGVGGAASLAGCNAPNETDASTVTEDPSGGDGASTDRAEYVEGTATGTRTLNFLSVDDTPSINRVQLALDGAYAITPEQEVFPLWADISTDEGRVYTVELRESLEWGADYGSMTAEDWVYMITEVFQAESNWAGFPNAGDWQQNGEPIPVEKTGPRSFEIRLQSVDPAFPLRPIMWGAFCMPKALIEQYRPDEDQSGLQQDEEVQTLAYAGNLGPYRFERWNRESEFVAVRNDEYYLRDVDDVPEQWRDAPYFDSYTYEVVPEESTRLSALRTGELTATDVPETQVEQFEGLDDVDVKVFPQPYMTSLIYNQRANGAFYEALRTPAVRRGLAHAVDKRAIVDDILRGYGNVAHTFQPTFSKWYDDSEVTEYGVGDAYSHERARELLDSGLDSTPYGYDGDRVVDADGEQVTLRLVFAQGAQSVQTTAQFVAQEYDAIGLDVELVGKEYGTLVEHHLFNSWQGDGDPPWSAGPYNSGPRDGAVSQEPWDLILGVTFNTYPRTPSATRGFTIERGGINFYGYVPETDFASLFETATSTVDETERRETLAEIFGALSAEQPFNFLNMGVDIVGYDSAVRGPEEVFGYTWDRNTWRLGTP; from the coding sequence ATGCCATCCGGTACCAATCTCGACGGCCTTCGGTCGACCGCGCGGGGTCGGTCCCGACGGTCGTTTCTCGAACTCCTCGGTGTCGGCGGGGCGGCCTCGCTGGCGGGCTGTAACGCCCCCAATGAGACTGACGCATCCACCGTGACTGAAGACCCTTCTGGCGGTGACGGTGCGTCTACAGACCGCGCGGAGTACGTCGAAGGGACGGCGACGGGCACGCGGACGCTGAATTTTCTGAGCGTCGACGACACCCCGTCGATCAACCGAGTACAGTTGGCGCTCGACGGCGCGTACGCGATCACGCCCGAACAGGAGGTGTTCCCGCTGTGGGCCGACATCTCCACCGACGAGGGGCGGGTCTACACGGTCGAACTCAGAGAGTCTCTCGAATGGGGTGCCGATTACGGATCGATGACGGCCGAGGACTGGGTCTATATGATCACTGAGGTCTTCCAAGCCGAATCCAACTGGGCGGGCTTTCCGAACGCGGGTGACTGGCAGCAGAACGGAGAGCCGATTCCCGTGGAGAAGACCGGACCGCGGTCGTTCGAGATCCGGTTGCAGTCTGTCGACCCCGCGTTTCCGCTTCGTCCGATTATGTGGGGCGCGTTCTGTATGCCGAAGGCGCTTATCGAGCAGTACAGACCCGACGAGGACCAATCCGGTCTCCAACAGGACGAGGAAGTGCAGACGCTCGCGTACGCGGGGAACCTCGGGCCGTATCGCTTCGAGCGGTGGAACCGCGAGTCGGAGTTCGTCGCCGTCAGAAACGACGAGTACTACCTCCGCGACGTCGACGATGTCCCCGAGCAGTGGCGGGACGCGCCCTATTTCGACTCCTACACCTACGAGGTCGTCCCCGAGGAGAGCACGCGGCTGTCGGCGTTGCGAACGGGAGAACTCACGGCGACGGACGTTCCCGAGACCCAAGTCGAGCAGTTCGAGGGCCTCGACGACGTCGACGTGAAGGTGTTCCCGCAGCCGTATATGACGTCGCTCATCTACAACCAGCGGGCGAACGGGGCGTTCTACGAGGCGCTGCGCACGCCCGCGGTCAGACGTGGACTCGCACACGCCGTCGACAAGCGGGCCATCGTCGACGACATCCTTCGCGGGTACGGGAACGTCGCGCACACGTTCCAGCCGACGTTCTCGAAGTGGTACGACGACAGCGAGGTGACCGAGTACGGCGTCGGTGACGCCTACAGCCACGAACGGGCGCGTGAACTCCTCGATTCGGGGCTCGACTCGACCCCGTACGGATACGACGGCGACCGCGTCGTCGACGCGGACGGCGAACAAGTGACGCTGCGCCTCGTGTTCGCACAGGGGGCGCAGTCCGTGCAGACGACGGCGCAGTTCGTCGCCCAAGAGTACGACGCGATCGGGCTGGACGTCGAACTGGTCGGCAAAGAGTACGGCACGCTCGTCGAGCACCACCTGTTCAACAGTTGGCAGGGCGACGGTGACCCGCCGTGGTCTGCCGGGCCGTACAACAGCGGCCCACGAGACGGCGCGGTGAGCCAAGAGCCGTGGGATCTGATACTCGGCGTCACGTTCAACACGTACCCGCGGACGCCCTCGGCGACGCGAGGGTTCACGATCGAGCGCGGCGGTATCAACTTCTACGGGTACGTCCCGGAGACGGATTTCGCGTCGCTGTTCGAGACGGCCACAAGCACCGTCGACGAGACCGAGCGCAGGGAGACGCTCGCCGAAATCTTTGGGGCGCTCTCGGCGGAACAGCCGTTCAACTTCCTCAATATGGGGGTCGATATCGTCGGCTACGACAGCGCGGTCCGCGGTCCCGAGGAAGTGTTCGGGTATACGTGGGACCGAAACACGTGGCGGCTCGGAACGCCGTGA
- a CDS encoding ABC transporter permease, with amino-acid sequence MGLKRYTASRVAWAGVVAGVILTVTFVLLELAPDAQLARVQFQAAASGGNAEAAAEAYAQRRGLDGPLWERYLDYLANLATGDWGWSDTRSQPVSEAILTALPYSLLYTVPAVLVSTVLGVAIGLYSAFNQYTKTDYAATFVAFFGISIPNFWFGIVLLLLFAVHLGWVPVLFDAELARTRTFSLANARQLVLPVFVLATSAIAGTMRYTRAEALEYVRATFVKTARAKGASERRILARHVLRPTLVPLSTILVGDLLGVVLSASYLVEVVFGIPGLGRLSLDAIRRQDTALVLGTTLVPVFVAVIGNLLQDLAYAVLDPRIDYGDR; translated from the coding sequence ATGGGGCTGAAACGGTACACTGCGAGCCGGGTCGCGTGGGCGGGAGTCGTCGCTGGCGTGATTTTGACGGTCACCTTCGTCCTCCTCGAACTCGCCCCCGACGCGCAGCTGGCGCGAGTGCAGTTCCAAGCGGCCGCGAGCGGTGGGAACGCGGAGGCCGCCGCGGAGGCGTACGCGCAGCGGCGCGGGCTCGACGGACCGCTCTGGGAGCGTTACCTCGACTACCTCGCGAACCTCGCGACGGGCGATTGGGGGTGGTCCGACACCCGTTCACAGCCGGTCAGCGAGGCGATCCTGACCGCGCTTCCGTACTCGCTGCTGTACACCGTTCCGGCGGTCCTCGTGTCGACGGTCCTCGGCGTCGCGATCGGCCTGTACTCGGCGTTCAACCAGTACACGAAGACCGACTACGCCGCCACGTTCGTCGCGTTCTTCGGGATCAGTATCCCCAACTTCTGGTTTGGGATCGTACTCCTGCTCCTGTTCGCGGTGCATCTCGGCTGGGTCCCCGTGCTGTTCGACGCGGAGTTGGCACGGACGCGCACGTTCTCGCTTGCGAACGCTCGCCAACTCGTGCTCCCGGTGTTCGTCCTCGCGACGAGCGCCATCGCGGGCACGATGCGCTACACGCGCGCGGAGGCGCTGGAGTACGTCCGCGCGACGTTCGTCAAGACCGCGAGAGCGAAGGGGGCGAGCGAGCGTCGCATCCTCGCTCGGCACGTCTTACGTCCGACGCTCGTCCCGCTCTCGACGATCCTCGTGGGCGACCTCCTCGGCGTGGTCCTCTCGGCATCCTACCTCGTCGAAGTCGTCTTCGGGATCCCCGGACTCGGCCGCCTCAGCCTCGATGCCATCCGGCGGCAGGACACCGCCTTGGTGCTCGGCACGACGCTCGTGCCGGTGTTCGTCGCCGTGATCGGAAACCTCCTGCAGGACCTCGCGTACGCGGTTCTCGACCCCCGAATCGACTACGGTGATCGCTGA
- a CDS encoding ABC transporter permease, which produces MVGERDPNGDGQGGHRTDGAGRGRGGTDGDDRERAQTDGETEERERFEDVDWDAIDADGKRLTLTRLAALAVGVVYALALAFDLFVAGDDPTVDVALDVPWQPAASTVVWDVTAVDWLFVATLLVGGFALVPLARNSRLREYYWRRFRRHTPAVLSVWYLLGIFLFGTVGTLFVEQPGLNLAAAYQPPVFASVDASVPTECVGPVVDGRCHGTWEYPLGTTGEGKGLLTLAMFGMRVSMQVGLIATLLSIAIATFVGTTAAYAGGWIDEALMRYVDVQQTFPTFFLFLFLAYLYGGSLFVLIVIFGVTGWGGIARIVRSEALQRREELYVEAARASGASTLSVVRRHVVPNVSNSIVTAATLNIPFLVLSEAALSFIGLGDVTLPSWGQTIAAGRGDLATAWWISTVPGLFLFATILAFNFLGDALRDALDPRQEV; this is translated from the coding sequence ATGGTCGGCGAACGCGACCCGAACGGCGACGGGCAAGGAGGACACCGAACCGACGGGGCGGGACGGGGTCGAGGCGGGACCGATGGCGACGACCGAGAACGAGCCCAAACCGACGGCGAAACGGAGGAACGAGAACGCTTCGAGGACGTCGACTGGGACGCGATCGACGCGGACGGGAAGCGACTGACGCTGACCCGACTCGCGGCACTCGCGGTCGGCGTCGTCTACGCCCTCGCGCTCGCTTTCGATCTCTTCGTCGCGGGCGACGATCCGACGGTCGACGTCGCTCTCGACGTCCCGTGGCAGCCCGCGGCCTCGACCGTCGTCTGGGACGTGACGGCCGTCGACTGGCTGTTCGTCGCGACGCTTCTGGTCGGCGGGTTCGCGCTCGTTCCGCTGGCACGAAACAGCCGACTCCGCGAGTACTACTGGCGTCGGTTCCGACGCCACACGCCCGCGGTACTCAGCGTCTGGTACCTCCTCGGTATCTTCCTGTTCGGTACGGTCGGCACGCTCTTCGTCGAGCAGCCGGGACTGAATCTCGCGGCCGCCTACCAGCCGCCGGTCTTCGCGAGCGTCGACGCGTCGGTCCCGACGGAGTGCGTCGGCCCCGTCGTCGATGGACGGTGCCACGGCACGTGGGAGTATCCGCTGGGAACCACAGGAGAGGGCAAGGGGCTCTTGACGCTCGCGATGTTCGGGATGCGCGTCAGTATGCAGGTCGGCCTGATCGCCACGCTGCTGTCGATCGCGATCGCGACGTTCGTCGGGACGACTGCCGCCTACGCCGGCGGATGGATCGACGAGGCGCTGATGCGCTACGTCGATGTCCAGCAGACGTTTCCGACGTTCTTCCTCTTTCTCTTTCTCGCGTATCTCTACGGCGGGAGCCTGTTCGTTCTCATCGTGATCTTCGGCGTGACCGGCTGGGGCGGGATCGCCCGCATCGTGCGGAGCGAGGCGCTCCAGCGTCGCGAGGAACTGTACGTCGAGGCCGCGCGGGCCTCCGGCGCGTCGACGCTGTCGGTCGTCCGGCGGCACGTCGTCCCGAACGTCTCGAACTCGATCGTCACCGCGGCGACGCTGAACATCCCCTTTCTCGTCCTCTCGGAGGCCGCGTTGTCGTTCATCGGACTCGGCGACGTGACGCTGCCGTCGTGGGGGCAGACGATCGCGGCGGGGCGCGGCGACCTCGCCACCGCGTGGTGGATCTCGACGGTCCCGGGGCTGTTCCTCTTCGCGACGATTCTCGCGTTCAACTTCCTCGGCGACGCGCTCAGGGACGCGCTCGACCCGAGACAGGAGGTGTGA